The following nucleotide sequence is from Solanum dulcamara chromosome 7, daSolDulc1.2, whole genome shotgun sequence.
CTCAACATAGACGCAAGATAAAGTGAATATTCAACGAATaagtttgaaattaaatttataccTTCAATCaaatacaatataaattttaaggAATAATCTTGTCCACGGAGCAAATGATAGCCAAAGTGATTTCCAGCCTCGGCATTTTGTCTGTCCCATGTCTGGTCTAGATGTTCACTCGACCAAATTGGTGACTTTATTGAGATAAGAGGAACTGTCAATCACTCTCTTAGAGCCAATCATATATTAAGATAGTTGTGGAGAAATTTGTATCACTGACGTCTTTGACACGGTTTAAATAAGGCACTCAACAGTTATCTAGAGAAAGAAATTAGTCAGTGTTGAGTCTATTGAATctcgattaaatttaaattatatattgcAGAGCTCATTCGGGAATGATACttccaacaagattttttttcaaattcacgGTCCGAACTAAAAAActctaattaagaataaaacaGTCCCACTAATCACAAAATTAGTTAACAAACAGCATTCGATTTCCTCACAATGTGGTGTTGACTCTTAATTCCACAAATTGAATAGCCCACGCGGAACTCGGAAGATCATTTTTCTTCCGTCGTCCCCACTAGGGTacataatacaatcattatttTAAGAGTTTCAcattaaattatcaaaaaaaacaattatttaAACTATCATCATCTATTCATTTTTCTATCTGAATTATCATCatctatataataaaatatacctcGAAGCTAATTACTAAGCCAACTatcaattatttctttttcttaccTGATCTATCTCTATCTACTTAGAGGATAGTTcagattaaaaaaagaagaggaaataacagatagttgagttatgaaaTTCGCAAAAATAATGATTCAACTATGTTTTTGACGATTAACTCTCTGATTTACCATCACTATTCAACTTATAAGTGAATTATTATGTTTTCTgtcaataattattttcaagTGGTATCGACCTAGGTATGTATATTTTtgcatttaaataaaatataatctatacacatacaaaaagattaaaaaaaaattatagcaatatatatGTTAGTAGATGACATTCTTCGttaaagggtgtatctatcagcATCGCCCCCACTTCTTTCATTATCTTTACATAATTTTTGCTCACGGTTGACTACACGTCTTTGAATTACTTTAAACTTTACATCTATCATTGGTGGAAGTTAAACAAGTTGTTTCTGATTAAAATTTATAGTGTATTATATGTAAACCCACAAGCCACAAGATTCACCCTTATGTCTACGCATTAGTGCTCTCcgtttcaaaataattatttagtaaaaaaatatcTCCAAATAAGTGTAATCTTAAAAATTTAGGACAAAAATTAGTATTTTTTtgcaaatatatttttatacttcATCTTCTTAATAGAGTTCCAAAtgtttattgattttttaatgCACATGATTTTTGCTAAAGTAACACTTGTTTTGAGAGGAGGGGAGTATAACGTATGACAAAATGAGCGTCTTTAGAGCTGGATCTGAGGGAAAGTAGCAGAAATAAAGTAGAGTTGTGGTTGGTTAAAAAGAAGCCCTTTTTATTTATGTCCCAACTCAGCTTCCCGAGGAGTATATAAAGCAGCAGGGAGAGAGTGAAAAATGAGTAACAATAGGATAGGAGCCATGGAAAAGAAAACAGCAAGTTTTAGAGATGAGGATAGTGAGAAAGAGCCTGAAATTAACTACAGAGGAGTGAAAGCCATGCCATTTATCATAGGTAAGCAATTTGTTTGTTTCTATCTTGCTGTTTTAATCAGTTACTACTAAGTTAAACAATTGACATCATGAGTTGCTTCATATGTTGTTTACAGGAAATGAAACCTTTGAGAAACTTGGAGCAATTGGCACACTTTCCAACTTGTTGATTTACCTCACATCAGTTTTCAACCTGAAGCACATCTCAGCTGTTACTCTGATTAATGTGTTCAATGGAACCACTAATTTTGCCACTTTGCTTGGAGCTTTCTTATCTGATACTTACTTTGGTCGCTACAAAACATTGGGATTTTCATCCATTACTTCATTTCTGGTAGTAATTATACCAATTCTTGAAATTtcgaaggaaaaaaaaaattaatcttgaaataCTGATTTAGTTGTTTCTTGTTTAAAGGGGTTGTTTGTGATAGCATTAACAGCAGTATTCAAGAATCTACATCCTCCTCACTGTGAATCCAAAGATATCAGCCAATGCATAGGACCGACAGGATGGCAGATGGCTTTCTTGTTGAGTGGATTTGGGCTACTGATTGTAGGAGCAGCTGGGATTAGGCCATGCAATTTAGCCTTTGGGGCAGACCAATTTAATCCCAATACAGAGTCTGGCAAAAGGGGTATAAATAGTTTCTTCAACTGGTACTTTTTCACCTTAACATTTGCACAAATGGTGTCAGTGACACTCGTGGTTTACGTGCAATCGGACGTTAGTTGGTCCATAGGATTAGCCATTCCTGCAATCTTCATGTTGATTTCATGTTTCCTCTTCTTTGGTGGCACTAAAATTTATGTGAAAGTGAAACCAGAGGGAAGTCCCTTGACAAGTATAGCACAGGTCCTGGTTGTTTCTATCAAGAAAAGAAGGCTAAAATTGCCAGAGCAACCTTGGAAATCACTATTCAATTATACTCCTCTCAAGTCCATCAATTCTAAACTTCCTTACACTCATCAATTCAGGTAACAGAAAGGTTCAAATCTATACAAAATttagtactattattattattattattatttagttagTTAGTTTGATTCAATCTCTTGCTTGCTCATTAGATTGGCACAGAGTAACTGTCTTGAATATTCGACAGCTCACATGTTATTACTTTGCATATTGCATGTTCATTAGGTATAACTACTCTTCTTAAGGACTGCTATATGACTCCATTAGTTTAATTAGTAGTACTAAAAACTTATGGATTTGGTTTACATACCTGTCAAACTAGCTAAATTACACCTACACTGTAACctgatttattatttatatcagtGCAGGTAAGATTATCTTAGATATGCCAATCAACTTTAAAACTGTGGTCTTGGCCTGAAAATTAAACATGACGACTATTGTACCTGCTTGTCAGCATGTTAGGATGGAATTCAAAAAACCATGAATTGTCAGCATTTTATTGTACCTGTTTTCTTTAGTTAGTTTCATGTTCCATTTTACATGACTTGCCAGAATCACTTGTCACTTAAACCACAACCTTTTTATATACAAAATTACTTTAATCTCTTCTCTTTTTGGAAGTGAAATAGAATAAATTGTTTAACCTATATATTATCCTCTGTCGAATAAGGTCATCCTGAAATggcttagagcccgtttggataagcttaaaaaaatgtaacttttatgtatgaagtgctttcagaactttgaagtgctgaaagttttttttataaataagcagttgagtgtttggataaaagtgcttaaatgatgaaaatgatgtgaattttagggttaaaagaataaaaagggtagtttgggaatttagttaaaatataagggatataaaagtaatttccatggtcaaagaaaatgactttaagcacttaaaaaaaaaaaataggaatcctaacttttcatttttgactgactttaagaactttatggcttaaagttagcattagacaaacacgttcaaaaactaaaaagagattttaagttgatcaaaaccaacttaaaacccATCCAAATGGCTCTTAATCATTTATGACTTCAGCAAAATATGTGAAATTTGTCATCTCCATTTTAGCTGACTCAGTGTGAAAAACATGACGGTAGTGTTGGTGCCAATTTTCAACTATCCATTATTCAAGGTTACgtacaaaacaaagaaaactgAATCTAGTGGTTCTCACAATCATTTAAACCAATATGTGTATCACATGGTAGGCCCTTGTATTCACAGGTgtcagaaaagaaaaaagggaccttagcataaaatataattcatgatATTGGGTACATGCACTAGGAAGTTGGTCTAGGATATGTTTAAAACaacaagataaataaatatttcaatataTTCTATGTATCTTTAGTTTTgatgtcaagtcaaaaccaaataaagaaattaaaatagatgGTGTACTACGACCTAACTGTTTAAATATACTGTGATACAAGGTTTCTTGACAAGGCTGCAATAGTAACACCAGAAGACCAAATCAAGCCAGATGGATCAGCAGCCAATCCATGGAACCTATGCAGTGTGCAGCAAGTGCAAGAAGCTAAATGTGTTATTAGAGTAATTCCTATATGGGCTGCAGCAATTGTATACCATGTTGCAATAATTGAACAGCAACAATTTGTTGTCTACCAAGCCCTTCAATCAAACAGACATTTTGGCACCAGCAACTTCCAAATTCCAGCAGCAACTTACACTATATTCTCCATGTTAAGTCTCACTCTCTGGATACCCATATATGACCGTATAGTCGTGCCATTACTCCGAAGAATCACTGGAAAAGAAGGTGGCATAACAATCCTTCAAAGAATGGGATTTGGCATATTCCTCACTGTTCTATCATCCCTCGTATCTGCTTTCATCGAGAAACGAAGGAGAAAACTAGTTTTCACAAATCCAGCATTAGATCTACATTCAGAAAGAGGATTGGTTTCTTCCATGTCAGCTTTATGGTTGGTTCCTCAGCTATCCTTAGCTGGACTCGCAGAGGCATTTTGCGCCATTGGACAAGTGGAGTTCTACTATAAGCAGTTCCCAGAAAACATGAGAAGCATAGCAGGGTCTTTCCTCTTCTTGGGAATGGCTGCTTCAAGTTACTTGAATAGTTTATTGATCTATATTGTGCACAACACAACAGGAAAGGCGAAAACAGGCAACTGGCTACCAGAGGACCTTAACAAGGGGAAATTGGATTACTTTTATTTCTTGATTACAGCATTGGGAATCCTTAATGTTGTCTATTTCATAATATGTGCTAGGTGGTACAAGTACAAGGGAAGTGGTGACACCAGCAGCGTAGAATTGGAAATGGAAAGTAAAAACGTCGAGAAACACTTCGTTTGACATTAATTTGAGGATTAAACCAAATGAGCAGCATCTTATACCAATTGTTAGCAGCCATAAGTTAAAACGAAATAGCCTGAAAGCCGCGCTTACATTAATCTCCCTCCTACTTAAATTTAAATTGGGAAGATGAAGTGTATCGACTATCAAAGTCATATTAGTATTAGTAGCAGCAGCTTTTAGCTACACCTCTTTAGGAATTCTCCAATTCTATAGattatttatgaaataatttctCAATGAACGACTCACATACAGCAGCAGTTGGGTGGTTCGTTTTATTTATTCCTTCTCAAGTTCGCTTTATAAATTACAAAAGCTTTCACTTTTTTAGTGACTTTCGTAGATAAAAGTCATTAGTTAAAGTGATCAAGTTTCATTTCCGTATGATAGTCACCCCTTCCTTTCTCTGTAAAGCGGAGAATGCATAGTACTTTGGAATTTAATACTGTACAATTTATTAGTACTATATATTTTTCAATCACGAAAGTTATTACTTGCATTAAGAATATTTCTTCTTGACTTCCTCACtaggatatatatataacttcCTGACCATCTCACAAAACTCCCTgcaataaaaagaaattagagTAATTAATTCATAGCATAAAAGCAAatgaaaatcaaataaaattggTTTTGAAGATACTGACGGCCATGGATAATCCCCCACAAGCATCATGTCACCCTCATCATCCTTGTACACAAGTTGCCATTTGATTCGAGGACTAAGCTCTCCCTTCATATCGAATATCTCATCAACCACATTCATAAGTTCATCATAACCACTTAATACACGCAAGTCAACCGACCGTCCAACAGCAACCCCTTGCATATGCACCTAATTTagaaaatcattcatttcaaaCTGAAATTTTATTCCaatatataatttgaatttcttatttatatttttttctcataaagcatATAAGGCTTACCATTTGTAAAAACTATTAAAACTCATCCAACTCttatacaatcttaccaaaTAAGCTTACAA
It contains:
- the LOC129894101 gene encoding protein NRT1/ PTR FAMILY 2.11-like codes for the protein MSNNRIGAMEKKTASFRDEDSEKEPEINYRGVKAMPFIIGNETFEKLGAIGTLSNLLIYLTSVFNLKHISAVTLINVFNGTTNFATLLGAFLSDTYFGRYKTLGFSSITSFLGLFVIALTAVFKNLHPPHCESKDISQCIGPTGWQMAFLLSGFGLLIVGAAGIRPCNLAFGADQFNPNTESGKRGINSFFNWYFFTLTFAQMVSVTLVVYVQSDVSWSIGLAIPAIFMLISCFLFFGGTKIYVKVKPEGSPLTSIAQVLVVSIKKRRLKLPEQPWKSLFNYTPLKSINSKLPYTHQFRFLDKAAIVTPEDQIKPDGSAANPWNLCSVQQVQEAKCVIRVIPIWAAAIVYHVAIIEQQQFVVYQALQSNRHFGTSNFQIPAATYTIFSMLSLTLWIPIYDRIVVPLLRRITGKEGGITILQRMGFGIFLTVLSSLVSAFIEKRRRKLVFTNPALDLHSERGLVSSMSALWLVPQLSLAGLAEAFCAIGQVEFYYKQFPENMRSIAGSFLFLGMAASSYLNSLLIYIVHNTTGKAKTGNWLPEDLNKGKLDYFYFLITALGILNVVYFIICARWYKYKGSGDTSSVELEMESKNVEKHFV